GAAGGTAGCAACACCTTCTGAGATGGACATGGATAGCCGGATGGGGTTAGCGTAAATATAGGGGTTGTAAAAactatgcccaggactgtaTCTTCAGCGGTGCCAAGCGCGTCCGACAATGCAATATGATGATCGGATCTGGAGTGTTTGGGCGAAGAGCTCCTGTAGCGTCCACAGCTGCACCTTCAACATAATTCTGTGAACTTCACGAGCAGAATCGCAAGACAATCATGGCTGTCATCGATCTCATCGATCCTGGAACGCTGTACCGGCTACTCGTATGCTCGGCGTGTGCGGTCTTGTTCGTTGCTGGTCAAGAGCTTCTGCGGCCAGCGGACAGAAGATGGAGCTCGATCGGCCGGTATTGCTTGCCCGCCGGACCAAGAGGATCGTTCGTCCTTGGGGACTTGCCTGACTTCTGGAGGAGTCGAGCCAACGGCACCACTGGCGCCTATGTTAGTTCTGGCGATCGCATAGCAGGGGCATTACTTACAATGTTATCAGTTCAGGAGCTTACAAAGCTATGGCGAGATGACAACGCTACACATGGGAAGCAGCCTCTGGGTCGTGCTGAACACGAACAGAGTCGTGGATGAGATGTGGTCAGCGAAACAGCATCCAACATATGCGCGACGGTTACTGACTCTCTTGCAGAGTACCGATCGCTGAGCCGCACCCGAGCGATATGTTGATGGCTCATCAGAATTGGGAAGCGAGCTAAACTCACACATGAGCGACCTCACATGCCCATCGCTGGCAATCTAGTCAGCAAGGGCATGAGATCTGTCACGCAGCCTACCCGAGTATGGTCAGAGTTACGACGCATGATGCGACCACTACTCAACACCGACTTTACGAAAAGATTCATCGACTGGCAGGAGTACGAGAGTATGCAAATGTTACAGGCATATCTTGACGACTCCTCGACATGGTATCTGCACAACTCTCGCTACGCGACCGGAGTAATGTACGGCATCATTGCTGGTGAGCGCCTGTCCAAGACAGATGCTGAGATGCAAGAATATCGTCGGACCACGATGGAGTTTCTTGCTAGTATTCAGTCTACTGCCGTCGACTTCTTCCCGTTCCTTGAGTATCTCCCAAGATCTTTGCAAGTTTGGCGGCACAAGTGGGAAGCCATGGGAGCGAGACATTACCAAGCCTTCACGTCTTGGTGGCATCCCATCAAGACCCAAGCTACCGGCGACAAAGCCCAACACTCTTGGGTCAAGCAAGTCATCCTCGGCCCTACAACGAACTTCCTAGGCAACGAAGACGAAGCTGCCTACCTAACCAACACCCTCATCTCCGCAGGCGGCGACAACCCCCGCATCGCCCTCAACACCTGCCTAATGGCCAGCATCGTCCACACCTCTGCCTGCCACCATGTCCGCACCGAGATCGACACCGTTTGCCACGACCCAGACGGCTCTCTACGCCTCCCCGCCACCTCGGACATCCCTCAGATGCCCTACACCTGTGCCTTCATCAAAGAATGCCTCCGCTACTACCCCGTAGTCCCAATGGTCCCGCCCCACACCGCTGCCGAGAGCTTCTCGTTCGAGCAGTACACGTTCCCGAAAGGGACCTCCTTCATCCTCAACATCCCAACCATCACGCGAGACTACCTCGATCCGCAGTCCTTTCAGCCCGAGAGATGGATCGATGGACGTGGTGGCGAGGCGAAGCTTACCGAAGCCTTCTGGGGCTTCGGAGGTGGGAAGAGGGTTTGCATTGGGTATAAAGCTGCGCAGACGGGGTTGTTCCTGCCTTTCGCGAGGTTGATGATGTGTTTTGAGGTGGGGAAGGTGAGTCCTCACGCTGTGCGTCAGGCATTTGGTGTGGCTGCTGACTGGTAAACATAGGCTGGGGACTTTGATGACAGGAGGGTCAACGCCTGGAGCTCTGGAGAGCCATTCCCGTTGATGTTGCGGTTGAGGGAGGAAGAGTATAGAGAGCTTATATTGCGAAAGGCGAAGGCGAAGAAGATGCCTGAGTAACGTTTGCGATGGTACAGATGATTTGGCTACAAAGCACCCTGTGGTGGAGAAGAGTTCGTGCGGCTCACCGTCCCGCTCCCACTGATCGACGGTCTGTGCCCTCCACTGGCACTCCCTTTCAGCTCATCGCAGCTGCTTGACTCGCAAGCTCCTGTACTGCAGCCACAACATCCGGCATCAAGATCGGAATCCCAAGCACAGAGGTCGGCACAGTCAGAATCCCGACCACGCTCTCAATCGTACAGTTGTCTAGATAGTTGAAGACCAACCCAGCATGAAAAGTAACCGGTAATGCTATCGTATGCAACAATCCAGTATCCTGTATCCACATCAGCAAAGTCCCAAAATCCATCATCCATAGTGGATACAATCTCCAACTCTGACCTCGTCGTCCCATTACCGGAATCCACCGACGCTGGTACACTAGGTGTCACGCGAAGGAATGCCTGCCGAACGAGAAGAGCGGAGTTCCTTGTAGTCGAAGCATCCGGGGCGACTTGGAGGCCTGGCAGGCCGTTGATGAACCTACCTGAAGTGTTAGTGAGGTGCTCGAAGGGTTACGTTATGTCTCTTTCATCTGACAGCGTCAAGGAGCAGGATGGGATGAGAGGTAAGCTCGCTATGAATGCTGCACTTGCGCCTGGAGCGACGGCGTTGAAGCCATTGGGAATGCCTTCTAGGATGGTTTGGCGCGTGGCTGCGGTACAGGTTGGAGTGTTTGTTTGTGGTAGTGAGAATGAGCTGACGGGGCACAGCGAGAGGCATGTTACTGCGAAGAGCTTGGTGAACAACATGTTGAAGAGTGCCCAGACACCCGAATCTGATGCCGAGCCAGACAGAGCAGATGCTCACGCTGTGGGATGAACTCCATATATGTCTTCGCAGGCACACCTGTGACACATAGGTAGCTACTTTGCACCTTGGAATCCCAAGTCAAGTGCTCGGCTCGAATGCGCCCATGCCAGCTGCTATTGGCAGACTTGGTTCAGAGTATGCGACCTCCATCAATAAGGGCTGTGGGCATTTTACTGGCTATTGGCGTAGATGCTCGGATATTCATGGCGTCTCGTGATCGGAGTTGATCAGCTGAAGGGCCAGGTGTGGACGCATCAGCAGGCTGCCGACACACAAGTCAGTGGGTAGCCTTCGATTCCACTCAATGGTCATGCATCTATGCTTGCTCATCAAGGTCATTTCTCCTGTGACAACATCGTGACCATGTGTCAGATGCTCTGCATTGTATACCAACCCTCACCCCCCACCCCTTCTACTCAAACTTCATCACAGTAACAACGCTTCCAATCCCCTCAATTTCCACCTTCACCTCATCACCATCCCTCAAAAACCTCTGCGGCTTAAACCCAATCCCCACCCCGCCCGGCGTGCCCGTCATAATCAAGCTCCCCTTCTGCAACGTCTGTCCGGTCGACAGAAAGCTCACGAGCTGCCTCACCCCAAAGCACAAATCATCAGTATTAGAATTCTGCCTCTCCTCGCCGTTTACGAACGTCTTCAGTTGAAGGCCCTTGGCGTCGCCGAGGAGGTTGGTAGAGACGATGGCGGGGCCGAGCGGGGCGTAGTTGTCGAAGGATTTGGAGAAGGACCATTGGGGCATCATGCCGGCTTTGTCTTTGTCCATTTGCCAGTCGCGGCAGGAGACGTCGTTGCCGGAGGTGTAGCCTGCCTGTTGGGATGTGGTGAGATTCTGCTGAACAGAGGTTTGGGGGAGGTGAGGGTTCTGCTTACCACGTAGTCCAATGCATCTGCTTCAGACACATTCTTGGCATCCTTGCCGATCACAATCGTCAATTCACCTTCGTAATCACATTTTGGCTGTCCAAGCTTCGGAATAGGTGTCGCCTTCCTCGTATCTGCCACAGTCATAGGCGACTTGACGAAGAGGGTTGGATTCTCCGGCAAATCGAATCCCGTCTCCAGAACTATTCATCCCATCAGCTTGATACTCTTCTCAACATCAACATGATGAAGAAAGGCCGCCATACTATGAGTCTTGTAGTTGAGCCCAATACACCTAATAATCGGCACATCCCTCGGCGTCAAAGGTCCCAGCAACTCTTTCACCTCATCCTCCTCGCCCGTCTGCTTCGCCTCAACTGGCGTCGGGCCCTCAAGCACATTCACCTTCAAACCACCTTTCTGGGCCAAAGCATCGATGTCCGGCTTGCTGTCATTGACGATAGGCTCGCCGTACTTGACCTCGCCATCCTTAGCCGAAACATAGCGGATCAAGCGGTCCCAAGATGTGACGCCCATGATTCTTGTCGTATTGGTGAAAGTCCTTCTAGTAACGATGTGCGTGTTGAGTTGACGAACCCGTCGTGCAGCGAAGCCGAGTCTTTGAACGAACATTCAAGTAATAATGGGCATCAATTGATGATATCTGACTAATATAAATGTTTCCCGTAGAGGTGGTCTGGTCCTGCTGCCCGCATTAGCCGCCATTGTGGAGCTGGGGGTCCTTGTCAGCAGTTTCTGGCGGGGATCTTTCTTACACGGCAGTTCGATGGGGGATCTGGTGGTCGAGGATTATGGACATGCAGCAGGTGTGTGAGTAGAGGCAGTGTTATGCGGTATTGTACCTGCAGCAATGGAAGTACGGAACAAGATGGACCGATGGCTTGGACCGATGTGAAACGCGTGAAAAGTTAGCTGTGAAGTTAGAACGCTAGTCAATTCACCGTCCCTCTCGGAAGATTCGCCAGGCGGACGCGCTCTTACCTTGATTTGCGGTAGTAGCGTCTTTTGTTTTAGAATATAGCCACCGTATCTTATTATAAGCAATCGTGTCGTTAATATAGGCTTTATTATTGTAATCCTAGGTATTATTTACCTACCTACGGTACCGTAGAGCTATAACCGGTCGTAAGCTCGATAAAGATATTATATTCGCCCTTAAACGAGCCTTCGAGAATACCTCTTGTTCTAACCTATACCTCGCGAAGCATTATCAATTAGATCTAAAGATAGTCCGTAAGATCCGCCTTAACTTCGAGCTATTTGGCTAGCTATACGTTCCTTAGATAGTCGCGCGAGGCCGTTACGTAAAGCTAAATGGCTATTACGAGCGCTTATTAGTAGAGTACGTATTAAAGGTACTAGACGCCTATCTTAATAAGATAGCGTAGTATCTATTCGACTATCCGGAGTATAGTATTATAGTAAGCGACTTGTTAAATAGATACGGATtaatagtagcggagtaaagtaagagattaatctttaactaactaatagcacgagcatgtagcaatatatcaggaaccaatataTTAATTgtattagatgtctatctaagctaaaggggagagaaggtatctccctataagctaagttatcgtagatgccttaggctactagatcacttcctaattgttaACTTCCTTTAAGatactacatcttaacactcctacttatctcgtATAGAGGTAATAGCCTGCTTACTTTCTATTAATTGTACTTAGACCTTTTTATAATAGGTTAAGCTAGcttataaacctctagaagtatagactagtctttagttttataaacccgtctataactatcttagaggttatagtgtacttaatagtaataagcctcctctactcaagtttcctaatagcgttGTAGGTAATATTAATATACTTCGACTTGTTATAAATATATAGATCTTTTACTACACTAAGGGCAGCTTGATtattatctcttagttagactagtcttaaatttgatatagtctcctagtttctgttaaacaggtacgagttgcgcagcagtggaagacggcggatcacacgaaagacgaagaaggacccaatgggatagcgtgtatctacatgcagtatcgccggtgttggtgtaggtgtttcaggagggacagctgtactcaggacttgactagcaagccctgattactaatccccctaagcacctaatgttgaccctatgacctgcatattctcaacactcccactcagatcagaaggtctcaaacaatcccttatacaagctggagctgccttacaaagttttgaaactgctggccattgaggGGCTTAGCCAGCCTATCAGCaactatgtcctttatatgGCAGTAATCCACTGCAATCTTCCTTTGCCACGAGAGATTCCTGACATAGTGGTATgcaacatcaatatgctttgacctgtCATGGACATGGGCATCTTTGACAAAGGTCAAAGCTGCTTGGTTGTCACCCATAAGCTCCACGGGTCTCAGCTCATCAACAGTACTGCTTGCCTTGATCCTAGGTTGGAATGAACACTCTCCAACCAGGTCAGGACACCTCATCTCCCTAAGGGCTGCAGCAAGAAACTGTGACTGCTTGGCTGCTGCATTCATGGCCATGAACTCAGCTTCCATTGTTGATGTggcaacagacttctgcttcctactcatccaggacataggtgatccacaaaggaaccaTATATGTCCAAGGATTaagactctgtctgccttGTCCATAGCATAACCAGAATCTGAGTATCCCTGGAGAAtacctcctcctcttctgtACATCAAGCCCAGGTCCGGGTATGATCTCAGATACCTGGAGAGTTTCTTCAAAGCTCTAAGATGTTGCTTTGGAGGGTCAGCAACATATGAGCTGATTCTTCCAAGGGGGAAAGCAaggtctggccttgtcattgtcattggccacatccaggtaCCATTGCAACCCTGGTActcctgtttgttgcacctctcatccatagtAGCTGAAGGTCTCAGATCCTcatagctgtctataggtgagAGTGTGGGTGTGGCCTTCTCTGGAGAGATGCCCATCTTGGCAAGGTTAGTTTGGAtgtagtgtccttgatcaagctttacagtgccttgggacctgtctcttataatcctcattccaaggatcttcgtaggttcaccaagatctttaatcttaaacacttttccaagctcagccttaaaccactgaacatctaACAGCTTTGGAGCTGCAATGGGgatgtcatccacataggTGAGGACCATGAGGTCTCTTCCTCTGTAGAtgagtaggcatggatccaccTGGGACTAGGTGGATCCAATCTGTTCTAGCTTggcaacacagagcttgttccaatctctagctgcttgcttcagTCCATACAGGCTTCTAAGGACCTTGAAGACCATATTTGGTGGAATTTCAACACCTAGGGGTGGGATCAtgtagatgtcttcaagaaggctgctttcggtgaaagcattgttcacatccacctGGTGTATCTCAagatctctctcacatactacagccatgaagaccctaagggtatcatgcctaacagtaggtgcaaaggtctcttcaaagtcaacaccatatttctgtgaaaaccctcttgcaaccagtcttgccttgaa
This genomic window from Fulvia fulva chromosome 4, complete sequence contains:
- a CDS encoding Cytochrome P450 monooxygenase aneD, giving the protein MPIAGNLVSKGMRSVTQPTRVWSELRRMMRPLLNTDFTKRFIDWQEYESMQMLQAYLDDSSTWYLHNSRYATGVMYGIIAGERLSKTDAEMQEYRRTTMEFLASIQSTAVDFFPFLEYLPRSLQVWRHKWEAMGARHYQAFTSWWHPIKTQATGDKAQHSWVKQVILGPTTNFLGNEDEAAYLTNTLISAGGDNPRIALNTCLMASIVHTSACHHVRTEIDTVCHDPDGSLRLPATSDIPQMPYTCAFIKECLRYYPVVPMVPPHTAAESFSFEQYTFPKGTSFILNIPTITRDYLDPQSFQPERWIDGRGGEAKLTEAFWGFGGGKRVCIGYKAAQTGLFLPFARLMMCFEVGKAGDFDDRRVNAWSSGEPFPLMLRLREEEYRELILRKAKAKKMPE
- a CDS encoding Fumarylacetoacetate hydrolase domain-containing protein 2, coding for MFVQRLGFAARRVRQLNTHIVTRRTFTNTTRIMGVTSWDRLIRYVSAKDGEVKYGEPIVNDSKPDIDALAQKGGLKVNVLEGPTPVEAKQTGEEDEVKELLGPLTPRDVPIIRCIGLNYKTHILETGFDLPENPTLFVKSPMTVADTRKATPIPKLGQPKCDYEGELTIVIGKDAKNVSEADALDYVAGYTSGNDVSCRDWQMDKDKAGMMPQWSFSKSFDNYAPLGPAIVSTNLLGDAKGLQLKTFVNGEERQNSNTDDLCFGVRQLVSFLSTGQTLQKGSLIMTGTPGGVGIGFKPQRFLRDGDEVKVEIEGIGSVVTVMKFE